Proteins from one Aspergillus nidulans FGSC A4 chromosome VIII genomic window:
- a CDS encoding OPI10 family protein (transcript_id=CADANIAT00002533) has translation MFSVIIPGRPCLTDIVAVDPQPNGQATKFAFNFPLSPSFSELVVFFLPGTVLPQDTAAAIYIQYPGSEFRFIGALANEKPSSVIKVSPSVRTGAQGGDQMVDAGNGGMVTLGISIEPVQVVAPQLAQLEAANGGNGGASTDLIKQTPQQKGITTKVLAQRIVGNAFNFLASFASSDPSNRGQEVVPLKAFHDWWTKFERRINVDPTFLEREDPSASG, from the coding sequence ATGTTCTCCGTCATAATTCCCGGCCGGCCCTGCCTAACAGACATCGTCGCCGTTGACCCTCAGCCAAATGGGCAAGCCACAAAATTTGCTTTTAACTTCCCGCTATCACCATCCTTTTCCGAATTagtcgtcttcttccttccgGGCACCGTCCTCCCGCAAGACACAGCTGCTGCTATCTACATTCAATATCCTGGCTCGGAATTCCGTTTCATTGGCGCCCTTGCAAATGAGAAGCCGTCGTCTGTTATTAAAGTCAGCCCGTCGGTCCGCACAGGTGCGCAGGGGGGAGACCAGATGGTAGACGCCGGGAATGGTGGCATGGTGACGCTAGGGATATCAATTGAGCCGGTGCAGGTAGTTGCGCCgcagcttgcgcagcttgaggCTGCGAATGGAGGCAATGGAGGGGCATCaacagatttgatcaagcaGACGCCGCAGCAGAAAGGGATTACTACGAAGGTGCTGGCACAGAGAATCGTGGGGAACGCGTTCAATTTCCTGGCGAGCTTCGCGTCGAGTGATCCGTCGAATCGGGGGCAGGAAGTCGTGCCGCTTAAGGCTTTTCATGACTGGTGGACGAAATTTGAGAGGAGGATCAATGTCGATCCGACGTTtttggagagggaggaccCCAGCGCGAGTGGTTAA
- a CDS encoding uncharacterized protein (transcript_id=CADANIAT00002534) gives MTTKSEMYSTCNIPEKPSDVEITLEVRGSLRPLELQRLYVLDGRRAGCFLALDSSILEHVASPEASQVNRILPSPIAAGVRSSELEDGLETNLGLAIVSGQESLKERLIGFKMCRRGLHFWLYHVENHDLTHSLKQQLWTVYVGSEWEKHPALPWPGLLGAEARFGYL, from the exons ATGACCACAAAATCAGAGATGTATTCAACCTGCAATATTCCAGAAAAGCCATCTGATGTAGAGATTACTCT TGAGGTAAGAGGTAGCTTGCGGCCCCTTGAACTTCAAAGGCTCTATGTTCTCGACGGCCGCAGGGCAGGTTGTTTCCTAGCACTCGATAGTTCAATTCTCGAACACGTCGCCTCACCTGAAGCCAGCCAGGTCAACCGGATACTTCCCAGCCCGATCGCAGCAGGGGTGCGGAGCTCGGAGCTGGAAGACGGCCTAGAGACGAACCTCGGATTAGCCATTGTATC AGGCCAGGAGAGTCTGAAAGAGAGGCTGATTGGATTCAAAATGTGCAGGAGGGGTCTGC ATTTCTGGTTATATCATGTTGAGAACCATGACCTGACTCATA gtttgaagcagcaactatggacagTATATGTCGGAAGTGAGTGGGAGAAGCATCCGGCACTACCCTGGCCGGGTCTTCTAGGGGCAGAAGCCCGTTTTGGCTACCTATAG
- a CDS encoding DUF1115 domain protein (transcript_id=CADANIAT00002535) codes for MAPLPPDIMATQLSTIYLLAAMFPSPGELELDASTKECIDKVREWCESEDTSAAASPSAIPSSILLAVHAPLSNTNGKTIQVNVSIPLHSQDSRTADEAPTITYSLRQPDWMSKAEVAKLASGMPAGDVFAALEFIQEATAFLGDLNATSICENPSIPTQSIREPLVRVWFYFPSLSTRAKRADMVNYAPDYGLTGFVLAGKPGVLCLEGASKDIDSYMSFIKTHSWGDIPAHQKKVSERFRETVSVERVFAGMEEITDSLGERGGQRANRGDMQALEAWLGRRGLGEAFEKHG; via the exons ATGGCTCCCTTGCCACCAGACATCATGGCAACCCAACTCTCAACAATATATCTACTAGCTGCCATGTTCCCCTCTCCGGGCGAACTCGAACTCGACGCGTCAACAAAGGAATGCATCGACAAAGTGCGAGAATGGTGCGAAAGCGAAGATACATCCGCAGCTGCAAGTCCATCCGCTATCCCATCAAGCATTCTCCTCGCAGTGCACGCCCCGCTCTCAAACACAAATGGGAAGACTATTCAGGTTAACGTCTCCATCCCTCTGCATTCCCAGGACAGCCGGACGGCAGATGAAGCACCCACAATAACATATTCCCTTCGGCAACCAGACTGGATGTCGAAAGCAGAGGTGGCAAAACTGGCCTCTGGAATGCCCGCTGGTGACGTCTTTGCGGCGTTGGAGTTTATTCAAGAAGCTACTGCGTTCCTGGGGGATCTGAACGCAACCTCAATTTGTGAAAAcccctcaattcccactCAGAGTATCAGGGAGCCACTCGTTCGCGTCTGGTTCTACTTCCCCTCTCTCTCAACGCGCGCGAAACGCGCCGATATGGTCAATTATGCGCCGGACTACGGGCTAACGGGCTTCGTTCTTGCCGGGAAACCGGGCGTTTTATGTCTGGAGGGTGCGTCGAAGGATATTGATTCGTATATGAGCTTTATCAAGACGCACTCGTGGGGGGACATTCCTGCGCATCAGAAGAAGGTTAGCGAGCGGTTTCGAGAGACGGTGAGCGTTGAGAGAGTATTTGCGGGCATGGAGGAGATCACGGACAGCCTGGGGGAACGGGGTGGGCAGAGGGCGAACCGCGGGGATATGCAGGCATTGGAGGCTTGGCTTGGGAGGAGAGGGCTGGGAGAGGCTTTTGAAAAG CACGGATGA
- a CDS encoding Zn(II)2Cys6 transcription factor (transcript_id=CADANIAT00002536), whose protein sequence is MADMTTLIQKRACEPCRNRKIRCDKSSPCSNCRLSGASCITLKPAARPKQARVLISSQYERKIDSIESRLDRLSNLVESLALQLHSAPPCQSAIQHSSTHRFATGDASSNNSTPDVCSRQVHGFPTLDDPAEKGRLLKGQSSSSLSAQSSFAVRFLHDAVDSKQERDITGEVTCLLKTISQFVESFSYQSLAATSLFPHARLEPAAGLPKYEMPPIEVTVSILREAQETDSVDIQLLAESFKMFLSSESLSDLCLKVYFSPEYSDAEFIIVNAALYFFATWAGVIQQQANSSLNDNPENLLSTCRVNLETALSRLPLYIQPSHEMVFALVLASSTILDSDITVPAPSSRTSSSPDSQLMEYFGYLVELARLAGRIYEELYCAGSLSLPVDVRRHRATESWLRSATQEHAQRIKSSTISEDVLRQSMLTLIYRAMPVQTGSSSTFNEESLESARAALEGHQSFIREFGTTDTDLLSGHITWSILFVPFVPFIVLFCHVIETGSLQDLSQMQAFVTSMESVCPHSPAIAKHYHLFHVFCTVAQRYCDIMSTASSSEEQRRLRMEVDAQLCAFGVQSQLPAGISGRIPNKRMSSLEADTSSPGANFGDGTIDAVDGFNLGDWFSFSQNIVGLLDRDDLPFY, encoded by the exons ATGGCAGACATGACCACCTTGATCCAGAAGCGTGCA TGTGAGCCATGCCGCAACCGCAAA ATACGCTGTGATAAATCTTCGCCTTGCTCAAACTGTCGCCTGTCGGGTgctagctgtataaccctCAAGCCTGCCGCACGGCCAAAGCAAGCCCGTGTTCTGATATCTTCGCAATA CGAACGCAAGATCGACTCGATTGAAAGTCGGCTCGATCGGTTAAGTAATCTTGTCGAATCTCTAGCTCTCCAGCTGCACAGCGCTCCGCCGTGCCAATCCGCTATACAACATTCCTCCACCCATCGATTTGCTACAGGCGATGCTTCGAGTAATAACAGTACTCCCGATGTATGCTCGCGCCAGGTACACGGCTTTCCCACTCTAGACGACCCGGCAGAGAAGGGCCGGTTGTTGAAAGGGCagtcgtcgtcttctttgtcCGCGCAGTCGTCGTTTGCAGTCCGTTTCCTACACGACGCTGTCGATTCCAAGCAAGAGAGAGACATCACCGGAGAGGTAACATGCCTCCTGAAGACGATCTCGCAGTTTGTAGAGTCGTTTAGCTACCAGTCGCTTGCGGCGACATCCTTGTTCCCTCACGCACGGTTAGAGCCAGCCGCAGGCCTGCCAAAGTACGAAATGCCTCCAATCGAAGTGACTGTGAGCATCCTACGGGAGGCACAAG AGACAGACAGCGTAGATATCCAACTACTGGCCGAGTCTTTCAAGATGTTTTTAAGCTCAGAGAGCCTCTCAGATCTCTGCCTGAAGGTATATTTCTCGCCTGAGTACTCGGATGCAGAGTTTATTATCGTCAATGCAGCCTTATACT TTTTCGCAACTTGGGCTGGCGTAATCCAACAACAAGCGAACAGCTCCCTAAACGATAATCCCGAGAACTTACTGTCCACCTGTCGTGTCAACCTAGAAACCGCCCTGTCCAGGCTGCCTCTTTATATTCAGCCAAGCCACGAGATGGTATTCgctcttgttcttgca TCTTCCACCATCCTGGACAGCGATATCACCGTCCCAGCGCCATCGTCTCGAACAAGCTCGTCGCCGGACTCTCAGCTTATGGAGTACTTTGGGTACTTGGTGGAACTTGCTCGCTTGGCAGGGAGAATTTACGAGGAACTATATTGCGCTggctctctttctctgccAGTGGATGTACGGAGACATCGTGCGACG GAATCCTGGCTTCGATCCGCAACCCAGGAGCACGCCCAAAGGATAAAATCCAGCACCATATCCGAAGATGTCCTCCGTCAGTCTATGTTGACTCTGATATACCGCGCTATGCCGGTCCAAACGgggtcttcttcaacattcaACGAAGAAAGTCTTGAATCAGCACGGGCTGCACTGGAAGGCCACCAGTCCTTTATTCGTGAGTTTGGCACGACCGATACAGATCTCTTATCTGGGCATATAACGTG GTCTATTCTCTTCGTCCCCTTTGTGCCTTTTATTGTGCTATTCTGCCATGTAATTGAAACGGGCAGCCTTCAAGACCTGAGCCAGATGCAAGCTTTCGTCACCTCAATGGAGTCTGTCTGCCCGCATTCGCCTGCGATTGCCAAACACTACCACTTGTTCCATGTGTTTTGTACCGTCGCTCAGCGCTATTGTGACATCATGTCAACAGCAAGCTCGAGTGAGGAGCAGCGGAGGCTCaggatggaggtggatgCGCAGCTCTGCGCCTTCGGTGTACAGTCTCAGCTACCCGCTGGAATCTCAGGTCGCATACCCAACAAGCGCATGTCATCATTAGAAGCTGATACTAGCAGCCCTGGTGCAAACTTCGGTGATGGAACCATTGATGCGGTGGATGGGTTCAATCTGGGAGACTGGTTCTCTTTCAGCCAGAATATCGTGGGGTTGTTGGACCGGGATGACCTGCCTTTTTACTGA
- a CDS encoding uncharacterized protein (transcript_id=CADANIAT00002537) translates to MDADDPCGPTPMEPDYVLDPRGEVILVVQRPNAPFAIWNQFLPPPTPPDAQQPLAMMGTRGMNIRDATGLASTLEAEDGLDNDDDDENDDDTNIAYPNGSAFVHDGEELEIETSVDGADGSESTSDAEYVDEMSAEDFTEPALNHGAEEDDSRTCILIPNQPGSPDHDKEADSHVQIQVSARHLALGSPVFDRMLHGSWKEGREFKEKGSIVLVVDNWDVDAFLVVLNILHSQLLKLPRKCAVLWQLMGPMPSKKASGVAFSF, encoded by the exons ATGGATGCAGATGATCCATGTGGGCCA ACTCCCATGGAACCGGATTATGTCCTCGACCCGCGCGGCGAAGTCATTCTCGTCGTCCAGAGACCGAACGCCCCGTTCGCTATATGGAACCAgttccttcctcctccaacacCTCCTGATGCCCAACAACCTTTGGCGATGATGGGAACGAGAGGGATGAATATCAGAGACGCTACTGGGCTGGCATCAACATTGGAAGCTGAGGATGGGCTTGATaatgacgacgacgacgaaaACGATGATGATACAAACATAGCATACCCTAATGGATCAGCATTCGTGCACGACGGCGAGGAACTCGAAATCGAAACAAGCGTCGACGGTGCTGACGGGTCAGAATCTACAAGCGATGCTGAGTATGTAGATGAAATGAGCGCCGAAGATTTTACTGAGCCAGCGCTCAACCATGGCGCGGAGGAAGACGATTCCAGGACTTGCATCCTAATCCCTAACCAGCCAGGATCGCCAGACCACGACAAAGAGGCCGATTCGCACGTCCAGATCCAGGTCTCTGCCAGGCACCTCGCGCTCGGCTCGCCAGTCTTTGACAGAATGCTCCACGGCAGTTGGAAAGAAGGCCGGGAATTCAAAGAAAAGGGCTCCATCGTTCTGGTCGTTGACAACTGGGATGTCGATGCGTTTCTAGTGGTCCTTAACATCTTGCATTCCCAGCTGCTGAAACTGCCTCGGAAG TGTGCGGTTCTTTGGCAGCTTATGGGTCCGATGCCTTCCAAAAAAGCCTCCGGCGTCGCCTTTTCGTTTTAG
- a CDS encoding oxygenase MpaB family protein (transcript_id=CADANIAT00002538) → MSVTTNKKGNRVVYHYWDYSFEWTPQHRPGSELEPWIRTCDTLADEANEVLDSLPASSEDPTKRDRYALLRDNHAQNPKLEELWNQINTVPEWVDWEQIQRGQDIFWRHLVPVTNALTFVSLLGGMGAIRVGEVLTRTGGFSAKVVRWRLLETVQHTIQVNKSAEALKPGGEGHLASVRVRLLHSAVRRKIMSLVEQDPTYYDAGRYGLPINDLDSFATINTFSSTVIWLGLPRQGIHLTPQEEEDYIAVWRLVAWYMGAPTEPFESAAKAKVVSESLLVNEFDPTDTGRILARNIAIGLENTAPIYASLEYMDALTRLLNGDQLSDELQIPKTSLYYRVLIWGYCFWVKVQSKTIPLIPAVDRHVIENRKKMFWKHLMDEKDGLGKETVFDFKYIPTLKRRTRLGERKRYFFKKPGVEILSYLGLLSAFATTVGFSTGLYLVITGAFPETRVVIPRLLRALRDRLAMLPVGALTVPELVKGLRGIFSL, encoded by the exons ATGTCCGTAACCACCAATAAGAAGGGCAATCGAGTCGTCTACCATTACTGGGACTACTCCTTCGAATGGACCCCGCAGCATCGTCCTGGCAGCGAACTAGAACCCTGGATCCGAACCTGCGACACCCTAGCCGATGAAGCCAACGAGGTACTTGACAGTTTACCGGCTTCTTCAGAAGATCCCACAAAACGGGATAGATACGCACTGCTGAGGGATAACCATGCTCAAAACCCTaagctggaagaactctGGAATCAAATCAATACCGTGCCGGAATGGGTGGATTGGGAGCAGATCCAGCGTGGCCAGGATATCTTCTGGCGGCACTTGGTGCCTGTCACAAATGCT TTGACATTCGTTAGCCTTTTAGGCGGAAT GGGTGCTATCCGCGTTGGTGAAGTTTTGACCCGAACAGGCGGCTTCAGCGCAAAAGTCGTCCGCTGGCGCCTCCTCGAAACAGTCCAGCACACAATCCAAGTGAACAAAAGCGCCGAGGCCCTGAAGCCAGGCGGAGAGGGCCACCTCGCCTCCGTGCGCGTCAGACTCTTACACTCCGCTGTGCGTCGGAAAATCATGAGTCTCGTGGAACAGGATCCCACATATTATGACGCCGGGCGCTACGGCCTTCCCATCAATGACCTGGATTCATTCGCGACGATAAACACATTCAGTAGCACGGTGATTTGGCTGGGTCTTCCGCGGCAGGGGATTCATTTGACTCcacaagaagaggaggattaCATTGCAGTTTGGCGGCTGGTGGCGTGGTATATGGGGGCGCCGACGGAGCCGTTCGAGAGTGCGGCAAAAGCGAAGGTTGTATCGGAGTCGCTGCTGGTTAACGAGTTTGATCCGACGGACACGGGCAGAATCCTGGCGAGGAATATTGCGATTGGACTGGAGAACACGGCCCCGATATACGCGTCTCTGGAGTACATGGATGCATTGACAAGATTGCTGAATGGGGATCAGCTGTCGGATGAGTTACAAATTCCGAAGACTAGTCTCTATTACCGAGTGCTTATTTGGGGGTATTGCTTCTGGGTGAAGGTGCAGAGCAAGACGATTCCGTTGATTCCAGCTGTTGATCGACATGTTATCGAG AACCGCAAGAAAATGTTCTGGAAACACCTCATGGACGAGAAAGACGGTCTTGGGAAAGAAACAGTGTTCGACTTCAAATACATTCCAACGCtaaagagaagaacaaggcTGGGGGAGCGGAAGAGGTatttcttcaagaagccaGGTGTAGAGATCCTCTCGTATCTAGGGCTTCTCTCTGCATTTGCAACCACAGTCGGGTTTAGTACAGGGCTCTATTTGGTCATTACCGGGGCTTTCCCAGAGACTCGTGTAGTAATACCCCGTCTCCTGCGGGCTCTCAGGGATCGGTTGGCGATGCTACCTGTTGGAGCACTTACAGTGCCGGAGCTTGTTAAGGGGTTGCGAGGAATATTTTCATTGTGA